One window of the Pedobacter ginsengisoli genome contains the following:
- a CDS encoding nuclear transport factor 2 family protein, giving the protein MTPNEELIHHFYTSFQNKDVQAMQDCYADKAIFNDSVFTNLDANEVRSMWAMLIKSGKDMRIEFKNISGNEFGGNADWDAYYTFSATGNKVINRIKASFLIENGKITKHTDHFDFYTWAKQALGFTGLILGWTGFLRNKIRTKAKRNLETFMASTKG; this is encoded by the coding sequence ATGACTCCAAATGAAGAACTTATCCATCACTTTTATACAAGTTTTCAAAATAAAGATGTACAGGCAATGCAAGATTGCTATGCAGACAAGGCCATCTTTAATGATTCTGTATTTACCAATTTAGATGCAAACGAGGTCCGCTCTATGTGGGCTATGCTAATTAAAAGCGGTAAGGATATGCGAATAGAATTCAAAAATATTTCCGGAAATGAGTTTGGGGGGAATGCTGACTGGGATGCCTATTATACTTTTTCTGCCACAGGAAATAAGGTGATTAATCGAATTAAGGCATCCTTTTTAATAGAAAACGGAAAAATCACAAAACATACTGATCATTTTGATTTCTACACATGGGCAAAACAGGCCCTTGGTTTTACCGGACTTATATTAGGGTGGACAGGATTTTTAAGAAACAAAATCAGAACAAAAGCAAAACGAAATCTTGAAACCTTTATGGCTTCCACCAAAGGTTAA
- the pdhA gene encoding pyruvate dehydrogenase (acetyl-transferring) E1 component subunit alpha: MSAVEINKDTYLKWFESMLLMRKFEEKTGQLYGQQKIRGFCHLYIGQEAVVAGAISAMQQGDSMITTYRDHAHALALGVSADSIMAEMYGKATGCSKGKGGSMHMFSKEFNFYGGHGIVGGQIPLGAGIAFAEKYKGTNNVNICYMGDGAVRQGALNEAFNMAMLWKLPVVFVCENNFYAMGTSVERTTNMTDIYKIGLGFDMPCAPVDGMDPVAVHNAMDEAIQRARAGEGPTFLEMRTYRYRGHSMSDPAKYRTKDELEEYKSKDPIEAVREVVLKEKYADQAWIEEIESKIKQIVDNAVKFAEESPFPDASELYTDVYIQQDYPYVKD, translated from the coding sequence ATGAGTGCAGTAGAAATAAATAAAGATACCTATCTGAAGTGGTTTGAGTCGATGTTGCTGATGCGCAAGTTCGAAGAGAAAACCGGTCAACTTTATGGACAACAAAAAATCCGTGGATTTTGTCATTTATATATCGGTCAAGAAGCGGTGGTAGCCGGAGCAATCTCTGCAATGCAGCAAGGTGACTCCATGATTACTACTTACCGTGATCATGCTCATGCACTGGCTTTGGGTGTAAGTGCAGATAGCATTATGGCGGAGATGTATGGTAAAGCAACGGGCTGTTCAAAAGGAAAGGGTGGTTCCATGCACATGTTCAGTAAAGAATTTAATTTTTATGGTGGACATGGTATTGTGGGCGGACAAATTCCATTAGGTGCGGGTATTGCATTTGCTGAAAAATATAAAGGCACAAATAATGTAAATATTTGCTACATGGGTGATGGTGCTGTTCGTCAGGGCGCTTTAAATGAGGCATTTAATATGGCTATGCTTTGGAAACTTCCTGTTGTATTTGTTTGTGAAAATAACTTTTATGCAATGGGTACTTCTGTAGAGCGTACTACAAATATGACTGATATTTATAAAATAGGTTTAGGGTTTGATATGCCTTGTGCTCCTGTTGATGGTATGGATCCGGTTGCAGTTCATAATGCAATGGATGAAGCGATTCAGCGTGCAAGAGCTGGAGAAGGGCCTACTTTCCTGGAAATGAGGACTTATCGTTACCGTGGACATTCTATGTCTGACCCTGCTAAATATCGTACTAAAGATGAATTAGAAGAGTATAAATCAAAAGATCCTATTGAGGCTGTAAGAGAAGTTGTTTTGAAAGAGAAATATGCAGATCAAGCCTGGATTGAGGAAATCGAGAGTAAGATAAAACAGATTGTAGACAATGCTGTAAAGTTTGCAGAAGAATCTCCTTTTCCTGATGCATCAGAATTATATACTGATGTTTATATACAACAGGATTATCCTTACGTTAAAGATTAA
- a CDS encoding SPFH domain-containing protein, translating into MEYTFYIILFIAAVILISSFVTVKQGTIAVITIFGKYRRLLSPGLSLKIPLIENIHSRISIQNRSVELSFQAVTQDQANVYFKAMLLYSVINHDEETIKNVAFKFVDSTNLMQALIRTIEGSIRAYVATQKQANVLAQRNEIVEHVKHQIDQVLESWGYHLQDLQLNDITFDEEIMRSMSRVVASNNLKAAAENEGQALLITKTKGAEADGNAIKIAAAAEREAAQLRGQGIALFRAEVAHGMTKAAQEMEEANLDISVILFTMWTESIKQFAENSEGNVIFLDGSTEGMNRTMKEMMAMQIQKNSDIKK; encoded by the coding sequence ATGGAATACACTTTTTACATCATTCTTTTTATCGCAGCTGTAATATTAATCAGTTCATTTGTAACGGTAAAACAAGGTACAATTGCAGTAATTACCATTTTTGGAAAATATAGAAGACTACTAAGTCCGGGGCTAAGTTTAAAAATACCTCTGATAGAAAATATACATTCCAGAATTTCAATACAAAACCGATCTGTTGAACTTTCATTCCAGGCTGTAACACAAGATCAGGCCAATGTTTATTTTAAAGCTATGTTGCTGTACTCTGTAATAAACCACGATGAGGAAACAATCAAAAACGTTGCTTTTAAATTCGTTGACTCTACAAACCTGATGCAAGCACTTATTCGTACAATTGAGGGCTCTATCAGGGCTTATGTAGCAACCCAAAAACAAGCCAATGTACTTGCCCAGAGAAACGAAATTGTAGAGCATGTTAAACACCAGATAGATCAGGTTTTAGAAAGCTGGGGCTATCATTTACAAGACCTTCAGCTTAATGACATCACATTTGATGAGGAAATAATGCGTTCCATGAGCCGTGTGGTTGCATCAAACAATTTAAAAGCTGCTGCCGAAAATGAAGGACAGGCTTTGCTGATAACAAAAACAAAAGGCGCAGAAGCAGATGGTAACGCTATTAAGATCGCTGCAGCGGCAGAACGTGAAGCCGCCCAACTTAGGGGGCAGGGTATTGCTCTATTCCGCGCAGAAGTTGCTCATGGTATGACTAAAGCTGCACAGGAAATGGAAGAGGCTAATCTTGACATTTCTGTTATTCTTTTTACCATGTGGACTGAATCCATTAAACAGTTTGCGGAGAACAGCGAAGGGAATGTTATTTTCCTTGATGGATCTACAGAAGGTATGAATCGTACTATGAAAGAAATGATGGCCATGCAGATACAAAAGAACTCTGATATTAAGAAGTAA
- a CDS encoding C40 family peptidase, whose product MIKKFLLSSLIVLCSLSALNAQTKTKETSKLEDPDNLASQYFSQVMGVAVDATSNIKLYKFIYEWIGTPYRFGGNTSKGIDCSAFTKAIYDKVFNTTILRNSRDIFSMVDPLSKDELKEGDLVFFKIKSRSITHIGIYLGDNRFAHASSTRGVVISNLNEPYYSRYFYKGGRIIDAVKNDLIEE is encoded by the coding sequence ATGATAAAAAAGTTTTTGTTGTCTTCTCTGATTGTATTGTGCAGCCTCTCGGCCCTCAACGCACAAACAAAAACAAAAGAAACTTCTAAATTAGAAGATCCTGATAACTTAGCCTCACAATATTTTTCGCAGGTAATGGGTGTTGCTGTCGACGCAACTTCTAACATCAAACTCTACAAATTCATCTATGAATGGATTGGTACCCCATACAGATTCGGAGGAAATACAAGCAAAGGGATTGATTGTTCAGCTTTTACAAAAGCTATTTACGATAAAGTTTTCAACACTACAATATTAAGAAATTCAAGAGATATTTTTAGCATGGTTGATCCATTGTCTAAAGACGAACTAAAAGAAGGGGATCTTGTATTCTTTAAAATAAAAAGCAGAAGCATTACACATATCGGAATCTATTTGGGAGATAACCGCTTTGCACATGCTTCATCAACACGTGGTGTTGTAATTAGTAACTTAAATGAACCTTATTACTCAAGATATTTTTATAAAGGCGGAAGAATAATTGATGCTGTAAAGAATGATCTGATTGAGGAATAA
- the hisS gene encoding histidine--tRNA ligase → MSNIKPSLAKGTRDFSPQEMVKRNYIFDTIKTVFKKYGYSEIQTPSMENLSTLTGKYGDEGDKLIFKILNSGDFLSKVKPELLAQANSNAVISSISEKALRYDLTVPFARYVVMHQNDISLPFKRFQVQPVWRADRPQKGRYREFYQCDVDVVGSDSLLNEAEFILIYQEALSDLGLKDFTIKINNRKILSGIAEVVGKPELIIDMTVAIDKLDKIGLDGVIKELLERGFTEADIDRLKPVILLEGTNEQKLDSLKTVLSVSETGLKGVEEIETVFDYLSSMLKASSSINPNVELDITLARGLNYYTGCIFEVKTNEVAMGSIGGGGRYDDLTGMFGLKNLTGVGVSFGADRIYDVLQELNLFPESAAAGTRVLISNFDKEAERYALPILQQLRGANIATELYPSSAKLKKQMSYADDKNIPYVILIGSEEMGNGVLTLKDMKSGQQDKLTVAAIIDQLKFN, encoded by the coding sequence ATGTCGAACATCAAGCCCTCTTTAGCAAAAGGAACCAGAGATTTTTCTCCACAGGAAATGGTAAAACGTAACTATATTTTTGATACCATTAAAACAGTATTTAAAAAATATGGATACTCAGAGATACAAACTCCATCTATGGAAAATCTCTCGACCTTAACGGGTAAATATGGTGATGAAGGGGATAAGCTAATATTTAAGATATTAAACAGCGGAGACTTTCTTTCTAAGGTAAAACCTGAACTGCTTGCACAGGCGAATTCAAATGCCGTTATATCTTCAATTAGCGAAAAAGCGCTGCGTTATGATCTAACTGTGCCTTTTGCACGTTATGTTGTGATGCATCAGAATGATATTTCACTGCCTTTTAAACGTTTTCAGGTACAGCCGGTATGGCGTGCCGACAGACCACAGAAAGGTCGCTACAGAGAGTTTTATCAATGTGATGTGGATGTTGTAGGGTCAGATAGTTTACTGAACGAGGCTGAGTTTATACTGATCTATCAGGAGGCCCTGAGTGATCTTGGATTAAAGGATTTTACAATAAAAATCAATAATCGTAAAATATTATCTGGAATTGCTGAAGTTGTTGGTAAGCCAGAACTAATAATAGATATGACTGTTGCCATTGATAAACTTGATAAAATAGGATTGGATGGCGTTATTAAAGAGTTATTGGAGCGTGGATTTACCGAAGCAGACATTGACAGACTCAAACCGGTTATTTTACTTGAGGGGACTAACGAACAAAAACTGGATAGTTTAAAAACTGTGCTGTCCGTTTCTGAAACAGGACTTAAAGGTGTTGAAGAAATAGAAACAGTATTTGATTACCTAAGTTCAATGCTTAAAGCTAGCTCATCGATAAATCCTAATGTTGAATTAGATATAACTCTTGCCAGGGGTTTAAATTATTATACAGGTTGCATATTTGAAGTGAAAACCAATGAAGTTGCCATGGGGAGTATTGGTGGAGGAGGAAGATATGACGATTTAACCGGTATGTTCGGCTTGAAAAATTTAACCGGAGTGGGAGTTTCTTTTGGAGCAGATAGGATTTATGACGTATTACAGGAACTGAATCTTTTTCCAGAATCTGCGGCTGCAGGTACAAGGGTTTTGATTAGTAATTTCGATAAGGAGGCAGAAAGATACGCACTGCCAATCTTACAGCAATTAAGAGGTGCAAACATCGCTACTGAACTGTATCCATCTTCAGCTAAGCTTAAAAAGCAAATGAGCTATGCAGATGATAAAAATATTCCTTACGTAATACTTATTGGTAGTGAAGAAATGGGTAATGGTGTGCTAACATTGAAAGATATGAAAAGTGGACAACAAGACAAATTAACCGTTGCAGCTATTATTGATCAGTTAAAATTTAATTAA
- a CDS encoding carboxy terminal-processing peptidase, whose protein sequence is MDFKLVKEMLKRILLVTFTAAVLACHASPQPQQMVQGVSNIVPDEKQALVCKEIVTLIENWNYKKIKVNDSISSLILDKYIKDLDPYKNYFLASDIKEFEKFRYSLDDDFRVGSLNAPFYIFNVYLKRYNEWLAYSMNQIKVKYDFNQNDTYTFDREKMPWATSSTALNDIWKKKVKYELVNLKIAGTAEAKNVETLTKRYQNLKSQASKVNNQDIFQTIMDAFTETIDPHTNYFNPTNAQAFNEDMARSFEGIGARLQLENEVLKISEIIPGGPAFKSKLLSAGDRIVGVAQGSAEFEDIIGWRIENSVAKIKGPKGTKVRLKIIPVGMDLSSKPVIIELVREKIVMEEQSAKKKVKTIQSNGQPYKIGIITVPAFYADFKAARAGDPNYKSTTRDVRLLIDTLKNKDKVDAIVMDLRANGGGSLVEAIDLTGLFINKGPVVQVKDLKGGIEVNEDTNPGAIWEGPFGVMVDRLSASASEIFAGAIQDYGRGIIMGTQTYGKGTVQSSIDMNQLVNPSILQRLAALVGKNVASGAAGKDGVAPPQLGQINLTMAKFYRVTGSSTQHKGVMPDIVFPSVYPMDKIGEDTEKSALPWDEVKRSNFVAVADLNPIKPELIKLHQERMAKSLDYKILNQDIADMKKREKEVSITLNEAKLKAERDSLETKSLEKTNLLRAERGLAPIKKGAKVTKEESFDFVEEESLKVMLDFMKSTNPKDKGLVKTVKEF, encoded by the coding sequence ATGGACTTTAAATTAGTAAAAGAGATGTTGAAAAGAATATTATTGGTAACCTTTACCGCCGCTGTACTCGCATGTCATGCATCACCACAACCTCAGCAAATGGTTCAGGGTGTAAGTAATATTGTGCCCGATGAGAAGCAAGCACTGGTTTGTAAGGAAATAGTTACCCTCATAGAAAATTGGAATTATAAAAAAATAAAGGTTAATGACTCAATATCATCCCTGATTTTGGATAAATACATAAAGGATCTGGATCCTTATAAAAATTATTTTCTAGCCTCGGATATAAAAGAGTTTGAAAAATTTAGATATTCATTAGATGATGATTTTAGAGTAGGCAGTTTAAATGCTCCATTTTATATTTTTAATGTATATCTGAAAAGGTATAATGAATGGTTGGCTTATTCAATGAATCAGATAAAGGTCAAATATGATTTCAATCAAAATGATACCTATACTTTTGATCGTGAAAAAATGCCTTGGGCCACCTCTTCTACTGCATTAAACGATATCTGGAAAAAGAAGGTAAAATATGAACTTGTTAATTTGAAAATAGCGGGTACAGCTGAGGCTAAAAATGTTGAAACCCTGACCAAAAGATATCAGAATTTGAAATCTCAGGCTTCTAAAGTTAATAATCAGGATATATTCCAAACGATTATGGATGCTTTTACTGAAACAATTGACCCACATACTAACTATTTTAATCCAACTAATGCTCAGGCTTTCAATGAAGATATGGCTCGTTCATTTGAGGGAATAGGTGCCAGGTTGCAATTGGAAAACGAAGTGCTTAAAATTTCTGAGATTATCCCTGGTGGCCCTGCCTTTAAAAGCAAACTTTTAAGTGCAGGAGATAGAATTGTAGGTGTAGCGCAAGGGAGTGCAGAATTTGAGGATATAATTGGATGGAGGATAGAGAACTCTGTAGCCAAAATAAAAGGTCCTAAGGGAACAAAAGTTAGATTGAAAATAATTCCAGTAGGAATGGATCTTTCTTCTAAACCGGTGATTATTGAATTGGTTAGGGAAAAGATTGTTATGGAAGAGCAGTCTGCTAAAAAGAAAGTGAAAACGATACAGTCTAATGGACAACCATACAAGATTGGGATAATTACAGTTCCTGCATTTTATGCTGATTTTAAAGCCGCAAGGGCAGGAGATCCTAACTATAAAAGTACCACCCGTGATGTAAGATTGTTAATTGATACCCTGAAAAATAAGGATAAGGTTGATGCAATAGTTATGGACCTAAGAGCAAACGGAGGTGGATCTTTGGTAGAAGCAATTGATTTGACTGGTTTATTTATTAATAAGGGGCCTGTTGTGCAGGTTAAAGATCTTAAGGGAGGAATTGAAGTTAATGAGGATACTAATCCTGGTGCGATTTGGGAAGGCCCATTCGGTGTAATGGTAGATAGATTAAGTGCCTCTGCTTCTGAGATTTTTGCGGGAGCAATTCAGGATTACGGACGCGGAATTATTATGGGAACGCAGACTTATGGCAAAGGGACTGTACAGTCGTCAATTGATATGAACCAACTTGTAAACCCTTCAATCCTACAAAGACTTGCAGCTTTAGTAGGTAAAAATGTAGCGTCTGGTGCTGCCGGAAAGGATGGTGTGGCTCCTCCTCAATTAGGTCAGATTAATTTAACAATGGCTAAATTCTATCGTGTAACTGGTAGTAGTACGCAACATAAAGGTGTAATGCCCGATATTGTGTTCCCTTCTGTATACCCGATGGATAAGATTGGAGAAGATACTGAGAAATCTGCATTACCTTGGGACGAGGTGAAGAGATCTAATTTTGTTGCAGTTGCAGACCTTAATCCTATTAAGCCAGAGTTGATCAAGCTTCATCAGGAAAGAATGGCTAAGTCTTTAGATTATAAAATCCTTAATCAGGATATTGCTGACATGAAGAAAAGAGAAAAAGAGGTTTCTATAACTTTAAATGAAGCCAAACTTAAAGCAGAGCGTGATAGCCTTGAAACAAAATCATTAGAAAAAACCAATTTGCTGCGAGCAGAAAGAGGCCTTGCCCCAATAAAGAAGGGAGCCAAAGTTACTAAAGAGGAAAGCTTTGATTTTGTTGAGGAAGAGAGCTTAAAGGTTATGCTTGATTTTATGAAATCTACAAATCCTAAAGATAAAGGCCTTGTTAAAACAGTAAAAGAGTTCTAA
- a CDS encoding pyruvate dehydrogenase complex dihydrolipoamide acetyltransferase produces MAEIVRMPKMSDTMTEGVMAKWHKKVGDKVKSGDVMAEVETDKATMDLESYWDGTVLYIGVEEGKAVPVDAIIAVVGKEGEDYKAALDAEGGAAPANVEPATDKKAETPVEEKKETSSAPALTDADLEKQGVTVVRMPLLSDTMTEGVIAEWHKKVGDKIKNDDILADVETDKATMEVMGYAEGTLLHIGVEKGQAAKVNGIIAIVGPEGTDISGILSQGDAPAKPAADGKSDAPVEEKSSSSSQKEETPVASGSTDRVKASPLAKKIAQEKGIDLSQVAGSADGGRIIKKDIENFKPAAKVVEAGVPAEKSAPVIPQYVGEERFTEKPVSQMRKVIAKRLAESLFTAPHFYLNISIDMDNAMAARTAINSVAPVKVSFNDIIIKAVAVALKQHPAVNSSWRGDKIRFNEHTNIGVAMAVEDGLLVPVVRFADGKSLSHISAEVKEYGQKAKAKKLQPADWEGSTFTVSNLGMFGIDEFTSIINSPDGAILSVGAIQQIPVVKNGAVVPGNVMKLSLGCDHRVVDGATGAAFLQTLKGLLEEPIRLLV; encoded by the coding sequence ATGGCTGAAATAGTTAGAATGCCCAAGATGAGCGACACCATGACCGAAGGTGTAATGGCTAAATGGCATAAAAAAGTTGGCGATAAAGTTAAAAGCGGCGATGTTATGGCCGAAGTGGAAACCGATAAGGCAACCATGGATTTAGAATCATATTGGGATGGTACCGTATTGTACATAGGTGTAGAAGAAGGTAAGGCTGTTCCTGTTGATGCTATAATTGCTGTAGTTGGTAAAGAAGGCGAAGATTATAAAGCTGCCCTTGATGCTGAAGGAGGTGCTGCACCTGCTAATGTTGAGCCCGCTACTGATAAAAAAGCTGAAACTCCGGTTGAAGAAAAAAAGGAAACATCATCGGCTCCTGCTTTGACTGATGCAGATCTGGAAAAACAAGGAGTTACAGTTGTTCGTATGCCTTTATTGAGTGATACGATGACAGAAGGCGTAATTGCTGAATGGCATAAAAAAGTAGGTGATAAAATTAAGAATGATGATATTCTTGCTGACGTGGAAACCGACAAGGCTACTATGGAAGTTATGGGTTATGCTGAAGGAACTTTATTGCATATTGGAGTTGAAAAAGGACAAGCCGCTAAAGTAAATGGTATTATTGCCATTGTAGGTCCGGAAGGAACTGATATTAGTGGAATACTTAGCCAGGGTGATGCACCAGCAAAACCTGCTGCTGATGGTAAATCTGATGCCCCTGTTGAAGAGAAATCTTCTTCATCAAGCCAGAAAGAAGAAACTCCTGTTGCTTCGGGAAGTACTGATCGCGTAAAGGCATCTCCTCTTGCTAAAAAAATTGCTCAGGAAAAAGGAATTGACCTTAGCCAGGTTGCTGGTAGTGCAGATGGTGGTCGTATCATTAAAAAAGATATTGAAAACTTTAAGCCTGCTGCCAAAGTTGTTGAGGCAGGTGTGCCTGCAGAAAAATCGGCTCCGGTTATTCCTCAATATGTTGGTGAAGAAAGATTTACTGAGAAACCAGTGTCGCAAATGCGTAAGGTGATCGCTAAGCGTTTAGCTGAAAGTTTGTTTACTGCTCCACATTTCTACTTAAATATTAGTATTGATATGGACAATGCTATGGCTGCGCGTACTGCTATCAATTCAGTTGCTCCGGTTAAAGTTTCATTCAATGATATTATAATTAAAGCTGTTGCTGTTGCGTTAAAACAACACCCGGCAGTTAATTCTTCATGGCGAGGAGATAAAATCCGCTTCAATGAGCATACTAATATTGGTGTTGCAATGGCTGTAGAGGATGGTTTATTGGTTCCTGTAGTTCGTTTTGCAGATGGTAAGTCATTATCTCATATATCAGCAGAAGTTAAGGAGTACGGACAGAAAGCGAAAGCTAAGAAACTACAGCCGGCAGATTGGGAAGGTTCTACTTTTACCGTTTCTAATCTGGGTATGTTTGGTATTGATGAATTTACATCAATCATTAATTCTCCTGATGGTGCAATTTTATCTGTAGGTGCAATACAACAAATTCCGGTTGTTAAAAACGGAGCAGTTGTGCCAGGTAATGTAATGAAACTGAGCTTAGGCTGTGATCACCGTGTTGTTGATGGCGCTACAGGTGCTGCCTTCCTGCAAACACTTAAAGGATTGCTGGAAGAGCCAATAAGATTATTGGTATAA
- a CDS encoding CapA family protein yields the protein MRVLSISLFNILISLTLLSCTTTASTTETSLIQDVKQNDTLTLNKDTISVIGVGDIMLGSAYPDKSNLPKDDAINSFKNVADFLKGDIVFGNLEGCFLNSGKSTKCKDTIGNSCFAFRMPERYAGIIKKVGFNLLSIANNHVGDFGFKGRERTVAILDSLNINYAGLQSHPSVIFEKDSIKYAFCAFAPNENTVSINKLDSAKSLIAKLKSQVNIVIVSFHGGGEGAKFEHVPKTDEIFYEENRGNVYAFAHGVIDAGADVVLGHGPHVTRAVEVYKNKFIAYSLGNFCTYGMFSLKGPNGFAPLLQLKIKSNGDFILADIISVKQDKVKRLTLDTNYTAFKKIQWLTNTDFPGHSLRFSGNGRIELKTE from the coding sequence ATGAGAGTTCTTAGCATAAGTCTTTTTAACATCCTAATAAGCTTAACTCTGTTAAGTTGTACTACAACAGCTTCAACAACCGAGACCTCTCTGATTCAGGACGTCAAACAAAATGACACTTTAACCTTAAACAAAGACACCATTTCCGTCATTGGCGTTGGCGATATTATGCTTGGATCAGCCTATCCTGACAAATCTAATTTACCAAAAGACGATGCTATAAACAGTTTTAAAAATGTAGCTGACTTTTTAAAAGGAGATATTGTATTCGGCAATTTAGAAGGATGTTTCCTTAATAGCGGAAAATCTACAAAATGTAAAGATACTATTGGGAATAGTTGTTTTGCATTTAGGATGCCTGAAAGATATGCGGGGATTATAAAAAAGGTAGGATTCAACTTATTAAGCATTGCAAATAACCATGTTGGTGATTTTGGTTTTAAGGGTAGGGAAAGGACAGTCGCAATTCTTGACTCCCTAAATATAAATTATGCAGGACTACAATCCCATCCTTCAGTAATTTTCGAAAAGGATAGTATCAAATATGCTTTTTGTGCATTTGCTCCTAATGAAAATACCGTCTCTATTAATAAACTTGATAGCGCAAAGTCTCTAATTGCAAAATTAAAATCGCAGGTAAATATTGTTATAGTCTCCTTTCATGGTGGTGGTGAAGGTGCTAAATTTGAACATGTTCCCAAAACTGACGAAATCTTCTATGAAGAGAATAGAGGTAATGTATATGCGTTTGCTCATGGTGTAATAGATGCAGGGGCTGATGTAGTTCTTGGCCATGGTCCTCATGTAACAAGGGCTGTAGAGGTTTATAAAAACAAATTCATAGCTTACAGTCTAGGCAATTTCTGCACCTATGGAATGTTCAGTCTTAAAGGACCTAATGGGTTTGCTCCATTACTACAGCTTAAAATCAAGTCGAATGGTGATTTTATCCTTGCCGATATTATCTCTGTAAAACAGGATAAGGTTAAACGCTTAACTCTGGACACGAATTATACAGCCTTTAAAAAGATCCAATGGCTAACTAATACCGACTTTCCAGGCCATTCATTGCGCTTCTCAGGCAATGGACGTATTGAGTTAAAAACAGAGTAA